One Verrucomicrobiota bacterium DNA window includes the following coding sequences:
- a CDS encoding ester cyclase, which produces MLPVESVIPQVLLDYMEGLRTHDVDLIASTLAEDVRFVTPAKTMGKAEILEFLTALYRGFPDWSYDHDGLKQLTDGGFAVRWRQGGTHTASLEFPGFAGVAPTGKTVAIPEHNFFYKIKNNLLVEIRPDPIPGGAPRGIFEQIGVELPPL; this is translated from the coding sequence ATGTTACCAGTAGAATCAGTTATTCCTCAAGTACTGCTCGACTATATGGAAGGTCTCAGGACCCACGATGTCGACTTGATTGCGAGCACGCTGGCAGAGGACGTTCGATTTGTAACTCCTGCCAAGACGATGGGCAAGGCGGAGATTCTCGAGTTCCTGACAGCGCTGTACCGCGGATTTCCTGATTGGAGCTATGATCATGATGGACTGAAGCAGTTGACGGACGGAGGTTTTGCCGTGAGATGGAGGCAAGGCGGGACTCATACCGCTTCTTTGGAATTCCCGGGTTTCGCTGGTGTCGCTCCCACAGGTAAAACGGTTGCGATTCCGGAGCACAACTTTTTCTATAAAATTAAAAACAACCTGCTCGTCGAGATTCGCCCTGACCCGATTCCGGGGGGAGCGCCGCGTGGTATTTTTGAACAGATTGGAGTAGAGCTTCCGCCGCTGTAA